A stretch of Chloroflexota bacterium DNA encodes these proteins:
- a CDS encoding VWA domain-containing protein has product AVTPVVIAMWNDVAQSLGYPQKQIGWLDLLAKAKNDPNFKWSHPSTSSASGLLATLAEFYAGANKTRALTEEDVKNRATLDYVNALEKTVRYYGEGEQATIDQVLSKGRSYLDAFVVSERLVIYFNSKSSTKLVAIYPVEGTLWQDHPLALLEQPGLTDDQRLTYRRFRDFLLSPEIQKLVLQSGYRPVDLGLRLDDPASPIKTQNGVDPAQPQTTLQMPNAAVIESVQASWLLAKRPANILLVVDTSGSMGEQNKLGQAQDALSTFLDQIQGDRDRVGLVPFASSVYGTVALQDIGTQRVALKNRVGAFKADGRTALLDAVAFAYDDLQKRGDKERINAIVAMTDGIENASSTNTNALVQKIRRGNQSGVPVIIFSIAYGNDADFNALNALAEVTGGFSRRADPETIRKLYKILSTYF; this is encoded by the coding sequence GCCGTGACGCCGGTTGTGATCGCGATGTGGAACGATGTCGCGCAATCGCTCGGTTATCCGCAAAAACAAATCGGCTGGCTCGATTTGCTGGCGAAAGCGAAAAACGATCCCAACTTCAAGTGGAGCCATCCCTCGACCAGTTCCGCAAGTGGCTTGCTCGCGACGCTCGCCGAATTTTATGCAGGCGCGAACAAGACGCGCGCGCTGACCGAAGAAGATGTCAAGAATCGCGCGACGCTCGATTACGTGAACGCACTCGAAAAGACGGTGCGCTATTACGGCGAGGGCGAGCAAGCGACGATTGACCAGGTCTTGTCCAAGGGACGGAGTTATCTCGATGCGTTCGTCGTATCCGAGCGATTGGTGATCTATTTCAATTCCAAATCTTCGACCAAACTCGTCGCGATTTATCCGGTCGAAGGAACCTTGTGGCAAGACCATCCGCTCGCGTTGCTCGAACAACCTGGGCTGACCGACGATCAACGCTTGACCTATCGCCGTTTCCGCGATTTCTTGCTGTCGCCGGAAATTCAAAAATTGGTTTTGCAATCCGGTTATCGTCCGGTAGACCTGGGATTGCGACTTGACGATCCGGCGTCACCGATCAAAACGCAGAATGGCGTTGATCCCGCGCAACCGCAAACGACGCTGCAAATGCCGAACGCGGCGGTCATCGAATCAGTCCAAGCATCTTGGTTGCTCGCCAAGCGACCGGCGAACATTTTGCTCGTCGTGGATACGTCGGGCAGTATGGGCGAGCAAAACAAACTTGGGCAGGCGCAAGATGCTCTTTCCACTTTTCTGGATCAGATTCAAGGTGATCGCGATCGCGTGGGACTTGTCCCATTCGCGTCGAGCGTTTACGGCACGGTCGCGCTTCAAGACATTGGGACGCAACGCGTCGCGCTCAAAAATCGCGTTGGCGCGTTCAAAGCGGACGGACGCACCGCGCTCCTCGACGCGGTCGCGTTCGCGTACGATGATCTCCAAAAACGCGGCGACAAGGAGCGCATCAACGCGATTGTCGCGATGACGGACGGCATCGAAAACGCGTCGTCCACCAACACCAACGCGCTCGTGCAGAAAATTCGGCGCGGCAATCAAAGTGGCGTGCCGGTCATTATCTTTAGCATTGCGTACGGCAACGACGCGGATTTCAACGCGCTGAACGCGCTCGCCGAAGTCACCGGCGGTTTCTCGCGCCGCGCGGACCCAGAGACGATTCGCAAGTTGTACAAAATTCTATCAACGTACTTTTAG